From Carettochelys insculpta isolate YL-2023 chromosome 8, ASM3395843v1, whole genome shotgun sequence, a single genomic window includes:
- the ANKAR gene encoding ankyrin and armadillo repeat-containing protein yields the protein MLRSVKKTLPRNEQADETTYLANLAVQRNASAFFDKFDRSELQELLTITSCSWLASKDNLRLPLELPSGLMGQLKNISFPSAILLAPVVPDVPLDCKEVHQIVRELAAGIYCLNQIPSISLDANYDHSTSCQLPPAYFDTRIGQMLISVDYMLKALWHGVYMPKEKRVRFSELWRSSMDIDMDGNPQTEKNIFSEFCSAGVVDLSSEPNFEGIYDENLNEDPTYDPNSAQEKNLFMQYAEYILLKLTFGTTQVQQHENVCKFDAAYELSNVIRLTEDHLDTLTYQTLQQRLNLQQKLVKKHLEKKIEIRKNIEYLKIMSFLIPFLLSLKRKMKIPNLNQLLQPYSDDKVKTERELPPFMLGPDFKCQHFHYVNNEYFHVHGGIEFDIGTPSVEDVSEEIKAAFDDIQNCASNHVAQLLDPDIPYREHYPIPTMEFSGKSYYVITIELETFYQQLYKTPWWVAINEIISTLKRKRLPLTDTQSLEQFKKRFGYKKAIKCKSLPYGMKSAAERGLAAIFHTFCRKTSTSSLSVVDEYGYALLHHASMHNRVPIICQLIKSHVNINQRRNVHYNPGPTALHLAAQCGSIEALNCLLALKADYKLTDARGWMPIHFAAFYDNISCITVLCRKDPDLLEAETTAEYHSTPLLLAATSGALDTLQYLFSLGASWKKSDSEGNNIINLAVLYFHTEILKHLIELDNPDLPVWNTLVEMLQCEDSTRTEMAVRSLEVLCLAKDFYWKCILDSGAIPSLINLLKGQQIKLLCITSGVLSNISPHVTISKALVEAGGIPVLIELLGSGEPELQSRCAVILYDIAQVDSYQSVITELGGMPPLVNLLKIKTQDLLVNVINCIRVLCIKNKCNQNAVKDHQGIPALVEFLTSQSDVLQAVSAAALAELAQGNDVMQDAIVDADAIGPLIELLRGRKISIQVKGAMAIEALSDNNARVQKQFLEKSITKYLLKLLKAFHLTVKEQGATALWALAGQTLKQQKFMAEQIGYNFIIDMLLSPSDKMQYVGGEAVIALSKDSKLHQNQICEGNGIDPLVRLLRSTKIAEGTLLSVIRALGTICIGVAHTNNPVSQKNIVEEQALPILVHLLKNHNSLQIKVEVAYSLACIVLRNSNLQTVLQEEEGFDYGDVLELLNAPDKDICLRAGYALALFAYNSPVQQFLILETGAVTMSTFEPFLLSESETDKAMAAFQIVVLARVIVDVDQVTLTARGVSILVELLNSEKTATLVLTGKLLASLAHTRAGVPEAITELGTIQRLCYHLYSDKEEVRIATACALGYLTFNGTAYRHLLEECRNKPKQFTRLISNLSRDAKISQKFVKEFQRQKEVGLPSLSLVINGGPPAVPVYTTGTADVHR from the exons ATGCTGAGATCTGTCAAAAAAACGTTACCTAGAAATGAACAAGCAGATGAGACAACCTACTTGGCAAATTTAGCAGTCCAGAGAAATGCCAGTGCCTTCTTTGACAAATTTGATCGAAGTGAATTACAGGAATTACTTACCATTACATCTTGTAGCTGGCTGGCTTCTAAAGATAACCTACGCCTGCCATTGGAACTTCCCAGTGGACTTATGGGTCAGTTAAAAAACATAAGTTTCCCGTCTGCAATTTTGCTAGCACCAGTGGTGCCAGATGTACCATTGGATTGTAAAGAAGTCCATCAGATTGTGAGAGAATTGGCTGCAGGAATTTATTGTTTAAACCAAATTCCTTCGATCAGTTTAGATGCCAATTATGATCACAGCACTTCTtgccagcttcctccagcttACTTTGACACCAGAATTGGACAAATGTTGATCAGCGTTGACTACATGTTAAAAGCACTGTGGCATGGTGTGTATATGCCCAAAGAGAAGCGTGTCAGGTTTTCTGAACTGTGGCGCTCCAGCATGGATATTGATATGGATGGGAATccgcaaacagaaaaaaatattttctctgagtTCTGTTCAGCAG GTGTAGTTGATCTTTCCAGTGAACCAAATTTTGAAGGAATCTATGATGAAAACCTGAATGAAGATCCAACGTATGACCCTAACAGTGcacaagaaaaaaatctctttatgCAGTATGCAGAATATATACTACTTAAGTTGACATTTGGTACTACACAAGTTCAGCAGcatgaaaatgtgtgtaaatttGATGCAGCATACGAGCTTTCTAATGTGATAAGATTGACCGAGGATCACCTTGACACGTTAACATACCAAACATTGCAGCAGAGACTAAATCTTCAGCAAAAACTTGTGAAAAAGCACTTAGAGAAAAAGATAGAAATCCGTAAGAACATTGAATATCTAAAAATAATGAGCTTTCTGATTCCATTTTTACTcagcttaaaaagaaaaatgaaaattccAAATCTAAATCAACTTCTTCAACCATATTCGG ATGATAAGGTTAAAACAGAACGAGAATTGCCTCCATTTATGCTTGGGCCAGATTTTAAATGCCAACATTTTCATTATGTAAACAATGAGTATTTTCATGTCCATGGAGGAATTGAATTTGATATTGGTACACCTTCTGTTGAGGATGTTTCGGAAGAGATTAAG GCTGCCTTTGATGACATACAGAATTGTGCATCAAATCATGTAGCCCAGTTGTTAGACCCAGATATACCTTACAGAGAACATTACCCCATACCAACAATGGAATTTTCTGGAAAGAG CTACTATGTGATCACCATTGAATTGGAAACTTTTTATCAGCAGCTATATAAGACCCCATGGTGGGTAGCCATAAATGAAATAATAAGCACACTCAAGCGCAAAAGACTTCCATTAACTGATACACAATCACTGGAACAATTCAAGAAGAGATTTGGTTACAAGAAAGCTATTAAATGCAAG AGTTTACCTTATGGTATGAAGTCTGCTGCTGAAAGAGGACTAGCTGCTATCTTCCATACTTTTTGTCGTAAAACATCTACTTCCAGTCTCAGTGTTGTAGATGAATATGGTTATGCTCTTCTGCATCATGCTTCTATGCACAACCGTGTGCCAATTATCTGTCAGCTTATTAAATCCCATGTGAATATCAATCAGAGACGCAATGTTCACTATAACCCAG GTCCTACTGCTTTACACCTGGCAGCTCAGTGTGGATCCATTGAAGCACTTAATTGTCTTCTGGCCCTTAAGGCAGATTATAAATTAACTGATGCTCGAGGATGGATGCCTATACATTTTGCTGCATTCTATGACAACATTTCCTGTATCACAGTTCTCTGTAGAAAAGACCCAGATCTACTAGAGGCTGAAACAACAGCTGA ATATCACTCTACTCCACTACTGCTTGCAGCCACGTCTGGAGCATTAGATACTCTCCagtatttgttttctcttggtgCCAGCTGGAAGAAAAGTGACAGTGAAGGaaataatataattaatttaGCAGTACTGTACTTCCACACAGAAATTCTCAAGCATCTAATAGAGCTAGATAATCCAGACCTTCCAGTCTGGAATACTCTTGTAG AAATGTTACAGTGTGAAGACTCCACAAGGACAGAAATGGCAGTTAGGTCTTTGGAAGTTCTCTGTTTAGCAAAAGACTTCTACTGGAAATGCATTTTGGATTCAG GCGCTATCCCCTCTCTAATCAATCTATTGAAAGGCCAGCAGATAAAGCTCTTATGTATAACCTCAGGGGTGCTGAGTAACATTTCACCACACGTCACCATTTCTAAAGCTTTAGTAGAAGCAGGAGGAATTCCAGTATTAATTGAATTATTGGGTTCCGGTGAGCCTGAGCTGCAGTCTCGTTGTGCTGTTATCCTATACGATATTGCCCAAGTCGACAGTTACCAAAGTGTCATTACTGAGCTG GGTGGAATGCCTCCATTGGTAAaccttttgaaaattaaaacacAGGATTTGTTAGTTAATGTAATAAATTGTATCCGCGTGTTATGCATCAAAAACAAATGCAATCAAAATGCAGTGAAGGACCATCAGGGCATTCCAGCACTTGTTGAGTTTCTAACTTCACAATCAG ATGTGCTCCAGGCTGTATCTGCAGCAGCTCTCGCAGAACTTGCTCAAGGGAATGATGTGATGCAGGATGCCATTGTAGATGCTGATGCAATTGGTCCTCTGATTGAGCTTCTCCGTGGAAGGAAAATCAGCATCCAGGTGAAAGGTGCTATGGCTATAGAAGCACTATCAGACAACAACGCCCGTGTACAGAAACAGTTTCTGGAGAAATCAATtacaaaatatcttttaaagCTCCTGAAG GCATTTCACCTGACAGTTAAGGAACAAGGTGCTACAGCTTTGTGGGCACTGGCAGGACAAACGCTGAAACAACAGAAGTTTATGGCAGAACAGATTGGGTACAACTTTATTATTGATATGCTTTTGTCACCATCTGATAAAATGCAGTATGTTG GAGGTGAAGCCGTCATAGCTCTTAGCAAAGACAGCAAACTTCATCAGAATCAAATATGTGAAGGGAATGGAATTGACCCTTTGGTTCGATTGTTGAGAAGCACAAAGATAGCAGAAGGCACACTCTTGAGTGTCATCAGAGCTTTGGGGACCATCTGTATTG GTGTGGCTCATACAAACAATCCAGTCAGCCAGAAAAACATAGTGGAGGAACAGGCCTTACCAATATTGGTTCACCTGCTTAAAAATCATAATTCTCTTCAGATAAAG GTTGAAGTTGCATATTCCTTGGCTTGCATTGTTTTAAGAAACAGCAACTTACAGACTGTGTTACAAGAGGAGGAGGGTTTTGATTATGGTGATGTTCTTGAACTTCTTAATGCACCTGATAAG gatATTTGTTTGCGGGCTGGATATGCGTTGGCCCTTTTTGCGTACAACAGTCCTGTCCAACAGTTCCTGATATTGGAGACAGGCGCAGTTACAATGTCTACATTTGAACCTTTTCTGCTTTCAGAAAGCGAGACAGATAAAgcaatggctgcatttcag ATTGTTGTTTTAGCCAGAGTCATAGTAGATGTGGACCAAGTTACTTTGACTGCAAGAGGTGTTAGTATTTTAGTTGAACTACTGAATTCTGAAAAGACAGCTACTCTTGTTCTAACAG